A region from the Drosophila takahashii strain IR98-3 E-12201 chromosome 2L, DtakHiC1v2, whole genome shotgun sequence genome encodes:
- the LOC108061521 gene encoding uncharacterized protein has protein sequence MRTYYTAKDMRKYGDLSYEGKYLLDPKFMTKRDLQQYYRYYNMNKGRGQFKKIVIVIFCLCVFSYLCVDYNLRTKLLRFRDGFDFMARIEDHYGVNVTTAYFVDTPGCRMPHFEVTDDTIAQFMFKPRPYSCNRALVRTSDTVPGELHLNLDASDLLTYYNISDLSSVNCNLTEVRRNTDSSNSYSPAVSFKLDKVVKLPPGLEFFCMRCYDSSDKLFYKDCHFLAVEKPRVRPPAKSVTDRVSFNKSKDEPERLSVMILGMDSLSHLNFLRQMRQTASYIRKHLSHVEMWGYNKVGDNTFPNIVPLLSGLDDQELNLACTPKTMKSYDRCLFIWKRYQQLGYRSVFAEDVALLSAFNYNQNGFRKQPTDYYLRPMIMEMEKVLAFKKDLNMHLCMGSRRTADVLLEYLRKLVPRMSRDLYFSFFWTVTLTHDYFNFPLLLDQAMLTQLTQLQDSGVLNRTVVMLLSDHGLRWGSFRRTYQGMMEERQPLMIMLYPPWMNERYPEAIANLRLNARRLTTPFDVHATMVELLRPRNLEADQLLRRSAELDEPDSTLPRGISLFLPIPATRTCEQAGIAAHWCTCHQRQELQTNDPRVQRAARYLVRLINNRLKDSSQCRTLYLNSILQALIAAPHSKIVKNISTDYAVDITLRLQTKPGLGVFESTVRMTGYTTVLTGTISRLNLYGSQSYCLNDPALKMFCYCHR, from the exons ATGCGTACCTACTACACTGCGAAGGATATGCGAAAATACGGCGATTTGAGCTATGA AGGCAAATACCTGCTGGATCCGAAGTTTATGACCAAGAGGGACCTGCAGCAATACTACCGCTACTACAACATGAACAAGGGTCGCGGTCAGTTCAAGAAGATAGTGATTGTGATCTTCTGCCTCTGCGTCTTTTCCTACCTGTGCGTGGACTATAATCTCAGGACGAAGCTGCTCCGCTTCCGCGATGGCTTCGATTTTATGGCCCGCATCGAGGACCATTACGGCGTTAATGTGACCACGGCCTACTTCGTGGACACTCCCGGCTGTCGGATGCCGCACTTCGAGGTCACCGACGACACCATTGCCCAGTTCATGTTCAAGCCGCGTCCCTACAGCTGCAACCGAGCTCTCGTGCGGACTAGTGACACGGTGCCCGGGGAGCTGCACCTCAATCTGGATGCCAGTGACCTCCTCACCTACTACAACATAAGCGACCTGTCCTCCGTTAACTGCAACTTAACGGAGGTTAGACGGAACACCGATTCCAGTAACAGCTACAGTCCGGCTGTGAGCTTTAAGCTGGATAAGGTGGTGAAACTGCCGCCCGGCTTGGAGTTCTTTTGCATGCGGTGCTACGACTCCTCGGACAAACTTTTCTACAAGGACTGCCACTTTTTGGCGGTGGAAAAGCCGCGTGTCAGACCGCCAGCCAAATCCGTAACCGATAGGGTCAGCTTCAATAAAAGCAAGGATGAGCCGGAACGTCTTTCGGTGATGATCCTCGGCATGGACAGTCTGTCGCACTTGAATTTTCTGCGGCAGATGCGCCAGACAGCGAGCTACATCCGGAAACATTTGTCGCACGTGGAAATGTGGGGCTACAATAAGGTGGGCGACAACACCTTCCCCAACATAGTGCCCCTGCTGAGCGGTCTGGATGACCAGGAACTAAATCTGGCCTGCACACCCAAAACGATGAAGTCCTACGATCGATGCTTGTTCATTTGGAAGCGCTACCAGCAGCTGGGCTATCGCTCCGTTTTCGCCGAGGATGTGGCCCTGCTGTCGGCTTTTAATTACAACCAAAACGGATTCAGGAAACAGCCCACGGACTACTATCTGCGCCCGATGATCATGGAAATGGAGAAGGTTCTGGCCTTCAAGAAGGACCTCAACATGCACCTGTGCATGGGCAGCCGGCGGACGGCGGATGTGCTACTGGAGTACCTGAGGAAGCTGGTGCCGCGAATGAGCCGGGATCTCTACTTCTCCTTCTTCTGGACGGTGACCCTCACGCATGACTACTTCAACTTCCCCTTACTGCTGGATCAGGCCATGTTGACGCAATTGACGCAGCTACAGGATTCGGGAGTGCTTAATCGGACAGTGGTGATGCTGCTGTCCGATCACGGACTACGTTGGGGTTCCTTTCGACGAACCTACCAGGGAATGATGGAGGAGCGCCAGCCCCTGATGATTATGTTGTATCCACCGTGGATGAACGAACGCTATCCGGAGGCTATCGCCAATCTGAGACTAAATGCCCGCCGCCTAACCACACCTTTCGATGTCCACGCCACGATGGTGGAACTGCTGAGACCACGGAATCTGGAGGCGGATCAGCTGCTGCGCAGATCAGCCGAGCTGGATGAGCCGGACAGCACGCTGCCGAGGGGCATCAGCTTGTTCCTGCCCATCCCGGCGACGAGGACCTGCGAGCAGGCGGGAATTGCCGCCCACTGGTGCACGTGTCACCAGCGCCAGGAGCTGCAGACGAACGATCCCAGGGTGCAGCGGGCGGCGCGGTATTTGGTCCGTCTGATCAACAACCGGCTGAAGGACAGCTCCCAGTGCAGGACCCTCTACCTGAACTCCATTTTGCAGGCCCTCATTGCGGCGCCGCACTCGAAGATCGTGAAGAACATATCCACGGACTACGCGGTGGACATTACCCTGCGCCTGCAAACTAAGCCAGGATTGGGGGTCTTTGAGTCCACGGTCCGAATGACGGGATATACGACCGTTCTCACGGGCACCATTAGCCGGCTGAATTTGTACGGAAGCCAGAGCTACTGCCTCAACGATCCGGCCCTTAAGATGTTCTGCTATTGCCACAGATAA
- the AstCC gene encoding uncharacterized protein AstCC: MHHPPGPRPVHADAARRQSARKRSLRSLARSRNEGYGCPASRTYHLPALLIVLLVLIQNFELHMCRQLMRYPGEKRSPDKLLSIGGSAAGEVTLPGANATPADGKRAGGRSAPSQPEEIFSAPADEGYDEYPMVVPKRAALLLDRLMVALHHALEQERSEQRIGEFFGDKNILNGKFGEYHNGLEPHQVREDGMYSDDDSGTMLDYDFKDLNQINRATGETLMPKSFQRRAGADRSGTSTISGSPAGPRRIQPSGSGGGRAYWRCYFNAVSCF, translated from the exons ATGCATCACCCACCTGGGCCGAGACCAGTGCATGCTGATGCAGCCAGGCGCCAATCGGCCAGGAAGAGGAGTCTCAGGAGTCTGGCCCGAAGCCGGAACGAGGGCTACGGTTGCCCCGCCAGCAGAACCTACCACCTGCCAGCCTTGTTGATTGTCCTGCTCGTCCTCATCCAGAACTTCGAGCTGCACATGTGCCGGCAATTGATGAGGTACCCGGGCGAAAAACGATCCCCGGACAAGCTGCTCTCCATTGGCGGCAGTGCAGCGGGCGAGGTGACATTGCCGGGGGCCAATGCTACTCCGGCGGATGGCAAGCGGGCGGGCGGAAGGTCGGCTCCCAGCCAGCCGGAGGAGATTTTTAGCGCCCCAGCCGACGAGGGCTACGACGAGTATCCG ATGGTGGTCCCTAAACGGGCAGCTTTACTTTTGGATCGATTGATGGTCGCCTTGCATCATGCCCTCGAACAGGAGCGCAGTGAACAGCGGATTGGCGAGTTCTTCGGGGACAAAAACATTCTTAACGGTAAATTTGGCGAGTACCACAACGGACTGGAACCTCATCAAGTGAGGGAGGATG GAATGTACAGCGATGATGATTCGGGAACAATGTTGGATTATGATTTCAAAGATTTGAACCAGATCAATCGCGCCACTGGCGAAACA TTAATGCCAAAGAGCTTTCAGAGAAGAGCGGGCGCAGATCGATCTGGAACCTCTACCATTTCCGGTTCCCCAGCTGGTCCCCGGCGTATCCAACCATCCGGATCCGGCGGTGGCCGAGCGTACTGGCGTTGCTATTTCAATGCCGTCagctgtttctaa